A single window of Sphingobacterium sp. ML3W DNA harbors:
- a CDS encoding DUF5004 domain-containing protein: MMNIKILMPLVLTALSVMTFSSCKDEMAKIVTDESVKDISGSWKVVQLTRNGEDLGKRMDLANFKINFKSDGTYTLADQLPFIVDVPGKYVFNDPQYPFSLILTPEDEKKDIALKFQFPVIAGERQLSLTFSLGCSSNIYQFNFEREN, encoded by the coding sequence ATGATGAATATCAAAATATTAATGCCATTGGTCTTGACGGCACTAAGCGTCATGACTTTTTCATCTTGTAAGGATGAGATGGCTAAAATTGTAACCGATGAATCCGTGAAAGATATCAGTGGTAGTTGGAAAGTGGTTCAGCTGACCCGCAATGGTGAAGATTTAGGAAAGCGTATGGATCTTGCAAATTTTAAGATTAATTTTAAGTCTGATGGTACCTATACACTAGCCGATCAGCTTCCTTTTATTGTGGATGTTCCGGGTAAGTATGTTTTTAATGATCCCCAATATCCTTTTAGCTTAATCTTAACACCTGAAGATGAGAAAAAGGATATCGCACTCAAGTTTCAGTTTCCGGTTATTGCGGGAGAAAGACAGCTCAGTCTTACTTTTAGTCTTGGTTGTTCCAGTAATATCTATCAATTTAATTTTGAACGCGAAAATTGA
- a CDS encoding RagB/SusD family nutrient uptake outer membrane protein, with amino-acid sequence MNKRFFIYVAIAIPIFLACNKQGFLDQTQSSELNEQVVFSDSAYTINFLSGIYSEIGFATWPKRFGGGGLDASTDEAEGAGLGSVNTFIQFATGTVNSNMITKDAWTTSYTNIRRANIMLKNLPNAKFGDNIKVRTKAETRFLRAYYYFMLLEHYGGIPLLGDSVYQADSVIPSTRNTYAECIDYIVQECDAAADDLPWSHNGENYGRINKAACYGLKSRLLLYAASPLFNGQGLVSEGPLQAVIAYPDQDKSRWERAEKAAEQVMESGMYALHQGDNSEAGYGFYQVFQLRKNSEYLLARMQNTNRDLEGIWNPPTFGVSNPGAYPYLETANAFGMKNGLSIDDPNSGYDPKQPYKDRDPRFSNTITRDQSLVFHRDGLAKRPVNIYIDKTNPNHVVSGQDAVYKGTPTGYYTYKMINRDVAADWFNTVTPRCMPIIRYAEILLNYAEARNEYLGIPDEKVYQAVEDIRKRAGLSPYTLTPGLSQQEMRKIIWNERQKELAFEGHRFFDVRRWKIAENMENRQLHGTEPVRTAGDTQYMTINVRKRVFDKRMYLWPIPQSEVAKSIDLLQNPGY; translated from the coding sequence ATGAATAAGAGATTTTTTATTTATGTAGCTATTGCTATACCTATTTTTTTGGCCTGTAATAAACAGGGTTTCCTGGATCAGACCCAATCATCAGAATTGAATGAGCAGGTCGTATTTTCCGATAGTGCCTATACTATTAATTTTTTATCGGGTATTTATAGCGAAATCGGTTTTGCCACCTGGCCGAAACGCTTTGGGGGAGGCGGTTTGGATGCGAGTACCGATGAAGCAGAAGGCGCTGGGTTAGGGAGCGTCAATACATTTATTCAGTTTGCAACCGGAACGGTTAATTCCAATATGATTACCAAAGATGCTTGGACGACCAGTTATACCAATATCCGCCGAGCTAATATTATGCTCAAAAATCTGCCAAACGCTAAGTTTGGGGACAATATAAAAGTACGGACGAAAGCCGAAACACGTTTTCTGCGGGCCTACTATTACTTTATGTTGTTGGAGCATTATGGAGGTATTCCACTGTTGGGGGATAGTGTTTATCAAGCCGACAGTGTTATCCCGTCTACACGGAATACTTATGCGGAATGCATCGATTATATCGTGCAGGAATGTGATGCTGCAGCAGATGATCTTCCGTGGAGCCATAACGGAGAAAATTATGGCAGGATCAATAAAGCGGCCTGCTATGGCTTAAAATCCAGATTGCTTCTTTATGCAGCCAGTCCGCTATTTAATGGTCAGGGACTAGTTTCTGAGGGACCTTTACAAGCTGTTATAGCTTATCCAGATCAAGATAAAAGCCGTTGGGAACGTGCGGAAAAAGCGGCAGAACAGGTGATGGAATCTGGTATGTATGCTTTACATCAAGGAGATAATAGTGAGGCTGGTTATGGTTTTTATCAAGTTTTCCAATTGCGTAAAAACTCAGAATACCTATTAGCCCGTATGCAAAATACCAATCGGGATCTGGAAGGGATCTGGAACCCGCCAACATTCGGCGTATCCAATCCAGGAGCGTATCCGTATCTCGAAACCGCTAATGCTTTCGGTATGAAAAATGGACTATCTATAGATGATCCTAATTCTGGATACGATCCAAAACAGCCTTATAAAGACCGAGATCCCCGATTTAGCAATACCATCACCCGTGATCAATCTTTGGTTTTTCATCGTGATGGTCTGGCTAAAAGACCGGTCAACATTTATATCGATAAAACGAACCCTAATCATGTAGTTTCTGGCCAGGATGCGGTATATAAAGGTACACCAACGGGTTACTATACCTACAAAATGATTAATCGCGATGTTGCTGCCGATTGGTTCAATACGGTTACTCCACGTTGTATGCCAATCATTCGCTATGCCGAAATCTTATTGAACTATGCTGAGGCGCGAAATGAATACTTGGGTATACCAGATGAAAAAGTTTATCAGGCTGTGGAAGATATCCGCAAAAGAGCCGGACTGTCTCCTTATACTCTAACTCCAGGGTTGTCCCAGCAAGAAATGCGGAAGATCATATGGAATGAAAGACAAAAAGAACTGGCTTTTGAAGGTCATCGTTTCTTTGATGTACGCCGTTGGAAAATTGCTGAAAATATGGAGAACCGTCAATTGCATGGTACCGAGCCGGTGCGGACTGCAGGCGATACCCAATACATGACTATCAATGTACGTAAGCGTGTCTTTGATAAACGCATGTACCTCTGGCCAATACCACAGTCTGAAGTGGCAAAATCTATCGACTTATTACAAAACCCTGGTTATTAG
- a CDS encoding GH92 family glycosyl hydrolase, which translates to MKRNIIFYFAVLFLGLTPSYAQQTDLVKYVNTLQGTDSEWSLSYGNTYPTVGLPFGVHFFSAQTGKNGDGWKYQYKANTIRGFQQVHQCSPWMGDYAVFSLMPGMGKLQVEEEARALSFSHDHEVAKPNYYAVKFDNGIQAEVSPVERGGHMRFSFPKKENAYLILDGFIKDSEVTIIPEERKIVGYVNNGRFVPENFRNYFVLVFDQDFKAYGTWENTDNSTEGGNNHAVGKGVGAYLEFKQGTNVEVKIASSYISAAQAERNFELELAGNKNFEVTKKKAFETWNSLLNRVLVEGGTEAEKATFYSCLFRANLFSRKFYEVDEQGKPYYFSPYDGKIHQGYMYTDNGFWDTFRAQFPLSNILHPEMQGRYMQSLLTAQQQAGFFPTWSNPGMSGVMIGNHAISLLADAWVKGIRTFDPDSALNAYYHEVTNKGFWGGSNGRQGWEDYFTKGYIPYSEDNHESTAKTLEYAYDDFCAYQLADLTGNEFYKNVYARQMYNNRNVFDPAVNFVRGRLPNGDWIPNFDPVEWGGAFTEANAWQYTWSVLHDINGLINLVGDEKRFNAKLDSFFTMEQTIKYGSYKQEIHEMREMLLAKMGQYAHGNQPTQHVSYLYNFSGQPWKSQKQVRMVTSQLYNATERGYPGDEDQGQMSSWYVLSALGIYSVCPGTDQYVIGSPVFQKATITLENGKRFVINAKQNNAKNVYIQTARLNGVIYDKNFITYKDISEGGELNFEMGDAPNYNRGVTQESKPFSLSQLKEQ; encoded by the coding sequence ATGAAAAGAAATATTATATTTTATTTTGCAGTTCTATTCTTAGGGTTGACCCCAAGTTATGCGCAACAGACAGATCTGGTTAAGTATGTCAATACTTTGCAGGGTACAGATTCGGAGTGGTCCCTCTCTTATGGGAACACCTATCCGACAGTAGGTTTGCCTTTTGGCGTACACTTTTTCTCCGCACAAACAGGTAAGAATGGAGACGGTTGGAAATATCAGTACAAGGCTAATACCATCCGTGGCTTTCAACAGGTACACCAATGCAGCCCTTGGATGGGAGACTATGCGGTCTTTTCGCTGATGCCTGGAATGGGTAAGCTACAAGTAGAGGAGGAAGCGCGTGCCCTGTCCTTTAGTCATGATCATGAAGTGGCTAAGCCTAATTATTATGCGGTCAAGTTTGATAATGGTATTCAGGCAGAGGTCAGTCCTGTAGAGCGAGGTGGACATATGCGGTTTAGTTTTCCTAAAAAGGAAAATGCCTATCTGATACTTGATGGTTTTATCAAGGATAGTGAAGTAACGATTATCCCAGAGGAACGCAAAATCGTCGGTTATGTCAACAATGGTCGTTTCGTACCCGAGAATTTCAGGAACTATTTCGTACTCGTTTTTGATCAGGATTTTAAGGCTTATGGCACTTGGGAAAATACCGATAACAGTACCGAAGGAGGAAATAACCATGCCGTAGGAAAAGGTGTCGGTGCTTATCTGGAGTTTAAGCAAGGGACAAATGTGGAGGTAAAAATTGCATCTTCCTATATTAGCGCAGCGCAGGCAGAACGTAATTTTGAACTTGAATTGGCTGGTAATAAGAATTTTGAAGTGACTAAAAAGAAGGCTTTTGAAACTTGGAATTCATTGTTGAATAGAGTGTTGGTGGAGGGTGGTACAGAAGCGGAAAAGGCAACTTTTTACTCCTGCCTATTCCGTGCAAATCTCTTTTCGCGAAAGTTTTACGAGGTAGATGAACAAGGGAAACCGTATTATTTTAGTCCTTACGATGGCAAGATACATCAAGGTTATATGTATACTGATAATGGCTTTTGGGATACTTTTAGGGCTCAGTTTCCTTTGAGCAATATCTTGCATCCAGAAATGCAGGGGCGCTATATGCAATCTTTGCTGACAGCGCAGCAACAGGCCGGTTTTTTTCCGACTTGGTCCAATCCAGGGATGTCAGGAGTGATGATTGGTAACCATGCCATTTCTTTGCTGGCAGATGCATGGGTAAAGGGTATTCGTACTTTTGATCCAGACAGTGCCTTGAATGCTTATTATCATGAAGTAACGAACAAAGGGTTTTGGGGTGGATCCAATGGTCGCCAGGGATGGGAAGATTATTTCACAAAAGGCTATATCCCGTATAGTGAAGATAACCATGAAAGTACGGCTAAAACATTAGAGTATGCATATGATGATTTTTGTGCTTACCAATTGGCCGATCTGACCGGTAATGAATTTTATAAAAATGTTTATGCCCGTCAAATGTACAACAACAGAAATGTTTTTGATCCAGCTGTAAATTTTGTTCGTGGACGCTTGCCTAATGGTGACTGGATACCAAATTTTGATCCCGTTGAATGGGGAGGAGCTTTTACAGAAGCAAACGCCTGGCAATATACCTGGTCTGTACTCCACGACATCAATGGATTGATTAATCTTGTCGGTGATGAGAAGCGCTTCAACGCCAAGCTCGATTCTTTCTTTACTATGGAACAGACGATAAAATATGGCTCCTATAAACAGGAAATCCATGAAATGCGGGAAATGTTACTGGCCAAGATGGGACAATATGCGCATGGCAATCAGCCGACACAGCACGTATCTTATCTATATAATTTTAGTGGACAGCCTTGGAAATCGCAAAAACAAGTACGTATGGTAACTTCTCAATTGTACAATGCAACTGAAAGAGGATATCCAGGGGATGAAGATCAAGGTCAGATGTCTTCTTGGTATGTCCTTAGTGCATTAGGCATCTATAGTGTATGTCCAGGTACCGATCAATATGTTATCGGAAGTCCTGTCTTTCAGAAAGCGACTATTACATTGGAAAATGGTAAACGTTTTGTAATCAACGCTAAGCAAAACAATGCTAAGAATGTATATATACAAACTGCACGTCTGAACGGAGTTATCTATGATAAGAATTTTATTACTTACAAGGATATCTCTGAAGGCGGCGAATTGAACTTCGAAATGGGAGATGCGCCAAACTATAATAGAGGAGTCACGCAAGAGTCTAAACCATTTTCACTGAGTCAATTAAAAGAACAGTAA
- a CDS encoding discoidin domain-containing protein, translated as MRRVTLLLLNLMLINLYCMGQLKKISLNSDNPDIVWQVKPQAELPYTGQEISRPDFKMEKAVKGVVPGVVFTAYVEAGLVPDPNFGDHIHQVDETYYNRPFWYRTNFKLPANYKSGERLWLQFDNTNRYADFYVNGVKLSGTAGSTKDVSGHMLRTKYEISHLVKLGEENAVAVLITDADQKKTRHAKDPFGIVASPTYLSAASWDWMPYVPGRLAGITGHVSLNTTGDVTMEDPWVRSELESNDIAYLFVSTELKNSGDQAKEVMLSGVIQPGDIRVNKKVKIDANSSTKVYLSRAEVKEFILRKPKLWWPNGYGEPHLYTCTLSTTSDGQLSDQKEISFGIRKYEYQYVANKAGWPVLTFLINGQKIFLKGGNWGMSEYLLRCHGEEYEKKIKLHKDMNYNMIRLWTGTVTDDEFYTYCDRYGIMVWDDFWLYVAYNDVANDDDFKANALDKVKRLRNHPSIALWCGANETHPKSELDNYLRSIVALEDHNDRMYKSSSNQDGLSGSGWWGNQPPKHHFESSGSNLAWNDPAYPYGSDRGYGLRTEIGTATFPNYESVKEFIPADKLWPLPTDEQLEKEEDNVWNKHYFGKEASNASPIKYKQAVNTQFGESNNLEAFCEKAQYLNLEVMKGMYEAWNDKMWDDATGMLIWMSQSAYPSFVWQTYDYYYDATGAYWGAKQACEPLHIQWNASNNSVKAINTTAKDLHGAYVTAQVYNIAGKELPMYTATAKLDLPASNRKEAFRLKFNQGNLAFEKPAYASSEQGNGKSSFVTDGASASRWESNSTDQEWIYVDLEKSQKLETVRIKWEQAYASKYMLQVSHDAKNWKTVHQNENAKGGTEDIALNGVKARYVKVLATKRASDYGFSIFEIEVFGKEKQHIELSPLHFIKLQLKDSLGMVLSENFYWRNGEKDLDYTDLNALPPAQLTFELLELTVGESSKVRIKNAGTTVAFGNRLRLQDSQTGERILPVLFSDNYFTLLPGEEKIISLDDLKPVQLEHASLLWKQYGQAEQTMLQLGK; from the coding sequence ATGAGAAGAGTAACGCTGTTATTACTAAACCTGATGTTGATAAATCTATATTGTATGGGACAACTGAAGAAAATATCGCTAAATAGCGACAATCCAGATATCGTCTGGCAAGTGAAACCGCAAGCGGAATTGCCGTATACTGGACAGGAAATATCTCGTCCGGATTTTAAGATGGAGAAAGCGGTAAAAGGTGTTGTGCCGGGCGTCGTTTTCACGGCTTATGTAGAAGCAGGCCTTGTACCTGATCCTAACTTTGGCGACCACATCCATCAAGTCGATGAAACGTACTACAACCGTCCTTTTTGGTATCGAACAAATTTTAAATTGCCGGCCAACTACAAATCGGGAGAAAGGCTTTGGTTGCAGTTTGACAACACCAACCGCTATGCTGATTTTTATGTCAATGGTGTCAAACTATCGGGAACTGCTGGCTCGACGAAAGATGTTTCGGGTCATATGTTACGAACGAAATACGAAATCAGCCATCTGGTTAAGTTAGGGGAAGAAAATGCGGTAGCAGTGCTGATCACTGATGCTGATCAAAAGAAAACCCGACATGCCAAAGATCCTTTTGGGATAGTGGCTAGCCCAACTTATCTATCTGCTGCTAGTTGGGATTGGATGCCTTATGTCCCTGGTCGATTGGCAGGTATCACCGGTCATGTATCATTGAATACAACCGGTGATGTAACCATGGAAGATCCCTGGGTACGGTCTGAACTGGAGTCTAACGATATTGCTTACCTGTTTGTATCTACTGAGCTGAAAAATAGTGGAGATCAAGCGAAGGAGGTAATGCTTTCCGGTGTGATTCAACCTGGAGATATCCGCGTTAACAAAAAAGTTAAAATTGATGCTAATAGCAGTACAAAAGTGTACCTGAGTCGTGCTGAAGTCAAAGAATTCATACTCCGTAAACCGAAACTATGGTGGCCAAATGGATATGGCGAACCTCATTTGTACACGTGTACTTTATCCACGACCAGCGATGGACAGCTTTCGGATCAAAAGGAAATCAGTTTCGGAATCCGTAAGTATGAATATCAATATGTAGCTAACAAGGCGGGTTGGCCAGTGCTTACTTTTTTGATTAATGGGCAAAAGATTTTTCTGAAAGGTGGCAACTGGGGGATGAGCGAATACTTGCTGCGCTGTCATGGTGAAGAGTACGAAAAGAAAATTAAGCTCCACAAGGATATGAACTACAACATGATCCGTCTGTGGACAGGAACGGTTACTGACGACGAGTTTTATACCTATTGTGATCGTTACGGTATCATGGTATGGGATGATTTCTGGCTGTATGTAGCCTACAATGATGTCGCTAATGATGATGATTTTAAGGCTAATGCGCTGGATAAAGTTAAAAGATTGCGTAATCACCCAAGTATAGCATTGTGGTGTGGGGCGAATGAAACGCATCCAAAATCGGAACTAGATAACTACCTGCGATCAATTGTGGCTTTGGAAGATCATAACGATCGTATGTATAAGTCCAGTTCTAATCAGGACGGACTTTCGGGAAGTGGTTGGTGGGGCAATCAACCTCCTAAACATCATTTCGAAAGCTCTGGGAGTAACCTAGCCTGGAATGATCCAGCTTATCCTTACGGATCGGATCGTGGTTATGGCCTGCGGACGGAAATCGGTACAGCAACCTTTCCCAATTACGAGAGTGTGAAGGAATTTATTCCTGCCGATAAACTCTGGCCCTTGCCGACAGATGAACAATTGGAAAAGGAAGAAGACAATGTATGGAACAAGCATTATTTTGGAAAAGAAGCTTCCAATGCGAGTCCAATCAAATATAAACAAGCCGTTAATACTCAATTTGGGGAATCCAATAATCTGGAAGCATTTTGTGAAAAGGCACAGTACCTGAATCTGGAAGTGATGAAGGGTATGTATGAAGCCTGGAATGATAAAATGTGGGACGATGCTACCGGTATGTTGATTTGGATGAGTCAGTCGGCATATCCATCTTTTGTATGGCAGACCTATGATTATTATTACGATGCGACAGGTGCGTACTGGGGTGCAAAGCAAGCCTGTGAACCTTTACATATTCAGTGGAATGCATCAAACAACAGCGTTAAAGCAATCAATACTACGGCTAAGGATCTGCATGGCGCTTATGTCACTGCGCAGGTCTACAATATAGCAGGTAAAGAATTGCCGATGTATACTGCAACGGCTAAATTGGATTTGCCTGCCAGCAATCGAAAAGAAGCTTTCCGACTGAAATTTAATCAGGGAAATTTGGCTTTTGAAAAACCGGCTTATGCTTCTTCTGAGCAAGGTAACGGAAAATCCAGTTTTGTAACTGATGGGGCGAGTGCTAGCCGATGGGAGAGCAATTCTACGGATCAAGAATGGATTTATGTGGATTTGGAAAAATCACAAAAACTGGAGACCGTAAGGATCAAATGGGAGCAGGCCTATGCGAGTAAATATATGCTGCAAGTATCTCATGATGCGAAGAACTGGAAAACTGTTCATCAAAATGAAAATGCGAAAGGCGGGACGGAAGACATCGCTTTAAATGGCGTAAAAGCCCGCTATGTAAAAGTTTTGGCAACCAAGCGCGCATCAGATTATGGATTCTCTATTTTCGAAATTGAAGTTTTTGGAAAGGAGAAACAACATATCGAATTATCGCCCTTACATTTTATAAAATTACAGCTTAAGGATAGCCTAGGTATGGTGCTGTCTGAGAATTTTTATTGGAGAAATGGAGAGAAGGATCTGGATTATACCGATCTGAATGCTTTGCCGCCTGCACAATTGACTTTTGAGCTTCTTGAACTGACTGTGGGGGAAAGTTCAAAAGTGCGGATCAAGAATGCAGGGACTACAGTAGCTTTTGGAAATCGTCTTCGCTTGCAGGATAGTCAGACGGGTGAACGTATTTTACCGGTGCTCTTCTCGGACAATTATTTCACTTTATTGCCAGGTGAAGAAAAGATCATCAGTCTTGATGATCTGAAGCCGGTGCAGTTAGAACATGCGTCATTGTTATGGAAACAATACGGTCAGGCGGAACAGACGATGTTACAATTGGGCAAATAA